The following are encoded in a window of Saccharothrix longispora genomic DNA:
- a CDS encoding alpha/beta fold hydrolase — translation MVNAYDDEGDGPPLLLVHGHPFDRSMWWPQLDHFRDRYRVVVPDLRGYGEATGAAGTTPLPAFADDLVALLDHLGIDRAVVWGLSMGGQITMELHRSHPERVRALVLADTTHEADEPAAARARHETADRVEREGIGPYAEELMRKMISPRTAVEQPGVVDHVRRMMRGAPPAGAAAALRGRAARPDYTPSLAAARVPVLVVVGEEDEFTPVATARRLHGTVPGSALAVVPRAGHLPNLEQPALFNRVVDEFLAGLPDR, via the coding sequence ATGGTGAACGCGTACGACGACGAGGGCGACGGCCCGCCGCTGCTGCTGGTCCACGGACACCCGTTCGACCGCTCGATGTGGTGGCCGCAGCTCGACCACTTCCGCGACAGGTACCGGGTCGTCGTCCCCGACCTGCGCGGGTACGGCGAAGCGACGGGCGCGGCGGGCACCACGCCGCTGCCCGCCTTCGCCGACGACCTGGTCGCGCTGCTCGACCACCTCGGAATCGACCGGGCGGTGGTCTGGGGCCTGTCGATGGGCGGCCAGATCACCATGGAATTGCACCGATCGCACCCGGAGCGCGTGCGGGCACTGGTGCTCGCCGACACCACCCACGAAGCCGACGAACCGGCCGCCGCACGGGCCAGGCACGAGACGGCCGACCGCGTCGAGCGCGAGGGCATCGGCCCGTACGCCGAGGAGCTGATGCGGAAGATGATCTCCCCGAGGACGGCGGTCGAGCAGCCGGGCGTGGTCGACCACGTGCGGCGGATGATGCGCGGCGCACCACCCGCGGGCGCGGCGGCGGCCCTGCGCGGTCGGGCCGCCCGACCGGACTACACGCCCTCGCTGGCCGCGGCGCGGGTGCCCGTCCTGGTCGTCGTCGGCGAGGAGGACGAGTTCACCCCGGTCGCCACGGCCCGCCGGCTGCACGGGACCGTGCCCGGCTCGGCGCTCGCCGTGGTCCCGCGCGCCGGGCACCTGCCCAACCTCGAACAACCGGCGCTGTTCAACCGGGTCGTCGACGAGTTCCTGGCCGGTCTGCCCGACCGCTGA